Within Flagellimonas maritima, the genomic segment TGGTAATGGCTCCATAAAGACCGAACTTTAATACTGTTTTCTTCATCTTAAATTTATTTAAATGGTTAGTTCAAAAGTACTTATGGGGAGTCATGCTGTATTCATACTAAAGTACTAAAATGATGGTATTTAACTTCCAAAACAATTTAGAGTGACAGGATTTGTAGTTTTTTTGCTATTTGTATCGCTTGTGTCCTACGTTTGGCCTCTAACTTTACAAGCAGGTTGGATACATGGGTTTTTATGGTACTTTCCGATACAAAAAGTTGATCTGCAATTTCTTTGTTGGAAAGGCCTTTTGATACCTGAACAAGTACTTCATGTTCACGTTTGCTTATTCCAAGCTGTTCAATCTTCTTTAAATCTATTGAGGAAGAAGAGAATTTTTCTTCTTGCGATTTCCTTTTGTTGATAAAAAGACCAATGGCAAAGAAGCAGATAGCAATAATGGCAATGATTATTTCTATGGAAATA encodes:
- a CDS encoding response regulator transcription factor, whose product is MKKTVFVFSALIVSLLALLQLSKYAYISNDISIEIIIAIIAICFFAIGLFINKRKSQEEKFSSSSIDLKKIEQLGISKREHEVLVQVSKGLSNKEIADQLFVSESTIKTHVSNLLVKLEAKRRTQAIQIAKKLQILSL